CCAGGTCTATGAAGATCCCCAGGCTACGCTTGGTGTAGTCCAGAGCAGACCGCCTAGCCCTGGACACAGAGATGGAAAGCATGGGAAATGTTATCATTTGCTGccaaatagatagatagatagatagatagagagggacgGACCTCTCTGTCCCCAGACTAAGGTATAGCTGGCTGATGGTCTCCaacacctctccctcctgtctcctgtctccccgGGTCACCAGCAGGGCCAGCTGATGTTCGTTGTAGATGATGCACTGGGCCTCATCCGGACACACTGCTCTGTAAAGGTGGCACAAGCGTCGCGTCACGCTCAACTGACCTGGGAGAGGGGAATAGAGCACGGAGAGTCGGATTAACAGCATCTTTCTGTTAGCCTACTGAGCTAAAGCCTCAACATTAGCCAGAGGAGTAATACATATTTGGGGCAGAAGTGATGAATCGGGTATACTGCAAATGAAATTCATTCCATATGTTCAGTGTATAGTAACCTAATATTTAAACATTCAAatcttaaataaatacattatagaACTGTAGAATGCATAACCAATGTCATTTTAGCAGGGAAATATTCACGTATGAAAGATTCTGCATCTCGGTTTCGCCAACAAAAACTAACCACAGGCTTGAGAGTATTTCCTTTCCTTGGATCCAATACCAACGTTCTCAGAGGGTCCCCATACCTCCTAATGTTGATTCAGCTGACGGCTAGTGGCGAGAATAGTGTTTGAACCTGTATGTGAGCCATGTGTTCTGTAGCATTGTGGTGACACTAGGAAAttatggtttaaaaaaaaaacgtactGTCTGAGTGGTTTGACTTGATAGCCATGAGTAGAGCCCATTCATAGTAGATCTTTCCTCTGTCCAGGTGTCTCTGGTTCACATAGTACTGTCccagctccaacagcacagtggTAAAGATCACCTTGAATAACAAAAGGTAACGACTAATGACAAACGTTATAATGTATGTTATATGGCTGTTATAAAGGCTTTATGAAAGCATTCATAATGACACCTGCAGTAAATTGTAACGATAACAAATATTACATAGaacaaaataaatcaataaaatagtACATTTTTTgacatgaaaaataaataaaataatgttgtcctgggtaaaaataaaaacggAATAAAATGAACCTCATGTTCTTGTCCCTCCAGCGCTGACAACATCTCAACAGCTTCTGTTAGATGCTGCTCCGCTAACCTCTGAGGATGAAGAGACAGGACTGCTAATCTATCTGGAATCCTAATTAAAGTAGCAACATTTCACCAACTTTCCCCAAAATTAACTGATTTTCTGAGAAATCCCTGTTGGAATATTCACAGATTCTTTCCAAACAGGATTTccggaaaacctgggaattttgtaATCATAAttcacatatcaaatcaaatgttatttgtcacatgcgccaaatacaacaggtgtagacgaaaccatgaaatgcttacttacgagcccattccaaacaatgcagagttaaaaagtttTTAAAATTGTCTAAATAAAAAAAGGTAATAGTAACACAAAATAATATATTTCTGATCATATACCTTAGTCCCAGCCTTCATATACCTTAGCCCCAGCCTTCATATACCTTAGCCCCAGCCTTCATATACCTTAGTCCCAGCCTTCATATACCTTAGTCCCAGCCTTCATATACCTTAGTCCCAGCCTTCATATACCTTAGTCCCAGCCTTCATATACCTTAGCCCCAGCCTTCATATACCTTAGCCCCAGCCTTCATATACCTTAGCCCCAGCCTTCATATACCTTAGCCCCAGCCTTCATATACCTTAGCCCCAGCCTTCATATACCTTAGTCCCAGCCTTCATATACCTTAGCCCCAGCCTTCATATACCTTAGCCCCAGCCTTCATATACCTTAGCCCCAGCCTTCATATACCTTAGCCCCAGCCTTCATATACCTTAGCCCCAGCCTTCATATACCTTAGCCCCAGCCTTCATATACCTTAGCCCCAGCCTTCATATACCTTAGTCCCAGCCTTCATATACCTTAGCCCCAGCCTTCATATACCTTAGCCCCAGCCTTCATATACCTTAGCCCCAGCCTTCATATACCTTAGCCCCAGCCTTCATATACCTTAGCCCCCAGCCTTCATATACCTTAGCCCCCAGCCTTCATATACCTTAGCCCCAGCCTTCATATACCTTAGTCCCAGCCTTCATATACCTTAGTCCCAGCCTTCATATACCTTAGCCCCAGCCTTCATATACCTTAGTCCCAGCCTTCATATACCTTAGCCCCAGCCTTCATATACCTTAGCCCCAGCCTTCATATACCTTAGCCCCAGCCTTCATATACCTTAGCCCCAGCCTTCATATACCTTAGCCCCAGCCTTCATATACCTTAGCCCCAGCCTTCAGACACAATAACCCCAGCCTTCATATACCTTAGCCCCAGCCTTCATATACCTTAGCCCCAGCCTTCATATACCTTAGCCCCAGCCTTCAGACACAATAACCCCAGCCTTCATATACCTTAGCCCCAGCCTTCAGACACAATAACCCCAGCCTTCATATACCTTAGCCCCAGCCTTCAGACACAATAACCCCAGGTTAGCTTCTGCTACTGCCCAGTTAGCCCGGTCCTCACACTCCTCACACACATCAATGGCCGTCTGGTAGCTCTCTGCTGCCCTCCTCAGGTCCCCCATGCTTCGCAAGGCTACACCCCTCATGTTGTGGACCAGTCCTTGAGATGAGATTGGGAAGGGCAAATTAGTTTGTCATACTTACAGCAGTAGTAAATAAACGATACAAATACTCACATATTTTTACAGTAACACAAACAAGCATTACAAGGTatctacaaaaaaaatacatatgtAGCAGTAAGTTCAACAGTGTAGTATGTGCAAAATAACAACTTAAGTGTACCTTCCTGTGGCGTAGTGCAATGTTCTGGCATGGAGGCCAGCACTGAGTCGAGGACGTCTAGAGAAACCTCTGGTTGGCTGTTACAGATGTGGAGCCATGCTAGCCACACAAGGGCGATGTTTCGTTCAGGAATGCTAGAGGTGCCCGATGATGATGACGGCACACAATGATGGTCTATGAGAGTGTGCATGGAGCGTACGGCATGACCTAGCATCCCATGTTCCTGAAACAGCTGGGATAGGCAGAGTGTTAGAGCCTGGCTTAGAGTGTCGTCACCAGTGCCACCGACTCCATCTAATCGCCCAGTGAAGGAGAGCGACCGGCTGAGATATGGAGCCACTTGAGCCGGAATGGCGACGTCCTGCTTCCGGATCCCATAGAGTCTGTCTGTGTTCTCCAGAACCAGCCCCATTCCATTCAGACAATCGGCTAGCCTAGCAGACGGATGCATCGTGGCTCTCCTGGCCGAGCTGACacagaggtgagggagggagagctggctGTACAGCCCCGCCAGGCTGAGGTAGCCATGGCTGGGCACGACGCTCCGGACACCAGGGGGCTCCGCCAAGAGAACCAGAAGCCTCTCCAGGAAGGGAATGGTGTCCGCCGCCTCTCCTCGCCTCCAGTGGAGCTTGGCCAAAAGGAAGCATGCTCTGGCTTCTGCCATCTTATTGTGACTAAGCACCGCCTTCTTCAGGATAAATTTCAGAACTTCTGAGTCTTTCTCCACTGTCGAGACGCAGTAAGGGATGCCCATTAGCAGCGCAGCGATCCGCTCCGACAGAGCCAAGTATTTCTCTGTATTTTTCTGCATGAGATAGATCCCCGCCAGGTTAGCGTagatgctagctagcattagcatgTCCGTGAAGATGTCTCGAGGGACGCTAAGGGCCTCCTCGAAGTAGACGCGAGCCTGGGAAAATTTTGATCGTCCTGCGCAGAGTTTCCCCAAAAGGAAACAGAGGCGGCTCTGGGACCAATGGAGACGTTTCTTCCTGGCAGTTTCCCTGGCAACACCTAGATACGCCACTAATTTGTCAATGTCGTCCGAGTGGCCAGTGAAAGTGGCGAGGAGCCGTTCCGGAGTTTGGCCATAGAGGGCGCCAAACTCTGGTTTGTAGTTGCTGCCACCCAGGAAGGATAGAAGAGGAAGGAATTTCTCCTGGTTGGTGGTGGTGCTTTCCTCAACTGGTTGGATGGTGAAGTGAGGACcgctgggtaatgtagtcttagAGGTCTCACTCTGGTCCTCCAGAGTTCCATTTGTCGTCACAGTTGCATGAGGCACCTTCGATTTCATCTTCCCTTTTAGCAGAATCTCTTCAATCTTCCTCCTCAGTTCTGCTTGTTGGTGAGCGTCCATGTTGCCTTGGGAACCATCTGCAAGACATTAGATGAAGATCATTATTTATGATTTTGTTGACATGTGGGAAGAATCAGAAAAAGGGAATTATTTGAAAGTTTTCCAAGTTGAGAAAAAAAATACTCAAACCCAATAGTCCATAAGTACAAAGCAAACAATAAATACCCCTATTTTGAGTTGGTTCATTTGGAGAATCCGGGTGAGCAATCAGATCTGGAATGAAAGCAATAATTAATGAATCAATATCAAAATAGACCGTCTTTACACAGTAAGCAAGTCTAAGAgagcaaaaaataaaaacaagctGTACTTGCTGGCAGCTGTTCATCACCAAGAAAAGCCCCAGAGCATTTCCCAATTTCTGTCTCACCAAGTTTGTAGACGTGTCCAACATCATTCTGGTTGATTTTTTTCAGCAAGGCGATTGTCTCCTCTTTAATCTGATCTTCTTTCAGGTTGAAAAACaacctctcttctttctctaggAAAATGTCAGACGCCCTAGAATGGAGTTAATAAAACTAAATGTCTACTATTTTCAGACAAGGTAGAATGATAACTTTCTAAAAGGAACGTGAGGAGCTACGATGTGGGTTTGAACATATAATTCAACATGGCTCTGAAAGCATTGTCCACAGTGTGTCTTTGTACATTTACTGTAATACACCCATAGAGATAAACCAAGCGTGCtattattgagttgcacccccccccctttcctctcagaacagcctaaattcatCGGGGAacagactctacaaggtgtcgaaagcattccacagtgatgctggcccatgttgactccaatgcttcccacagttgtgtcaagttggctggatgtcctttgggtggtggaccattcttgaaacacataggaaactgttgagtgtggaaaactACACTTGAGTAGCTGATACCATCGAGCTGCATAGTTGCTGGCAAACCAATCACCATGTAAGTGTTCTATTTAATTCTATGAATATATCACTACTGTATACATGATGACGCAGCTAATCTGATGCAGTTAACCAGTTAATCAATATATAACTCAGCAGAAGGACACACTTACTCACAAAGGCTATCGGCCGGTCTGACCAGTGTTGTCATCACCAATCCCACTTCTCCTGTTCTCTCCAGTCTGCCAGTGAACCACTCGAAGCACGACACCAACAGGCCCACAATGATGATGCGGTCGCCCTGCTCCAGGCTTAGCTCGTCTGGCCCACCGGCGTCATACTCAGCAGTGGCCACGCAAGAGCCAGTTGCttgcatggggagagagaggtggacaagagaGATTCATTAGAATTTTAAAGTAAGTTTAGACTCTAGAATTCCTCCATATAAAGGAAAAGTGAAGCCCTTAGAATTAGGATTGTCAAGTGGAATTCAAACAAGGTTCTTCTTACCAAACTGGCAGGGGAAATCACATGCTGGCTTGCCACTGCCAACTAAGATGTTCTCCGCACATGATTTGAGGAACCATCTATAGGGCGGAAACAGGAACGAAATATGTGAATAAAAAGGTGAAACTTGGAAAATTAGCAGTATGCTTCTTCTTCTGTTTTGACTACACTAGGCAAAGTACTGACTGGTGGAAGGGGATGACGGGCTCCAGGGCTGGTTTGGGTTTGGTCCCCCGGGCTCCATCCCCCAGGGAGAGTACGGTCCACCCCGAGCCCAGGAACGGGGGCTCAAACAGGGCGATGTCCCCCTGCTCCAGGTAGAGGTCTCTACCAGAGGTGGAGCTGTCGAACATCTGGGTGGAGCTGCAGCTGGCGAACAAGGAACCTGACAGAGGGGGAGATTTGTCATACTTTATTTGTGGGTATAACTAAATAACTAATCATTTGTAGCATTGTAATTAAGAGTATAACATGTATAACATCTCATAACAGCATAACATGGATACTCAATGTTCATGTGATCTGTATGTGCTGACTTATCAAATTAAGTGCGTCTGTATATTCTGAATACACTATTCTGAATACACCACAGTGAATGTGGGTACCAAAAGCTGTAGAAGTCAGATATTTTAATTCTGTGAGTCACTGGGTGAGTTACCCTCTTGCATGAGGATGCCTTTGTACATGAGGTTGAGAGTCTCCTCTTGGATAGAGATCTCTATGGCAAAGTACTCCTGGTCCAGAGAACTCAACCAAAAGTCCTGGTCCAACAGCAGGTTCTCCATGCACTGACCCAGAAAGCCTGGGGAACAGAGGTCAGATGTCAATATGTCAGAGGTCAGTCAGAAGTCCTGGTCTAGAAGTAGTTTATGTATTGATTTCAATCGGAGATATAAAATCAGTTACTTTGTTATTTCAGACCCGAACCTGTTCAGGCCCGGGTCGGGTATATCGGGTCCACCCGAacccgtgaagacctctactTTGTTTGGTATATATTAGGATCCCCTTAAgccgctactcttcctggggtccacccgaacccgtgaagacctctactttgtttgttatttattaggatcccctttagccgctactcttcctggggtccacatgaaacatgatATAGTacatagtacagaacattattagtcaaggactgaaatacatacatttaaaacgTGACAGAGAGCctatgtcatgactgtcctgtgaggatccaaataggtcagatcagctTTGCAATAAATAACTTCAACCAGACCCCCTCTCACCcgcagagggggaggagggaactgGTGGGGATTAACACCTCacaccctgttgtaaatcaaggacAGAACATTCAGACATCCCTCTCTAAATTCCCTCAAGGAATGTACTTTGTTTTAAGAAGAGTTTTCGCGCCAAAAGTCTAACACGTTCAAAAGCAACTACTAGAACAATATTTCTAATATAGAATGTGGGGATTTGTCAGAGGCGACCTAAAATAACACTAATGTCGGTTtggttgttattttgtgatgtcattaaaaatattataaaggaaatactgtaacttggaaagtatacaTACGACATGCACAAAGTTTCCATCCTCTGCGTTGTGCATGCTATATGAAAAAGTATTagtgtttttgttaagagagggatgtgattttAGAAACTAAGAGGAAATTGTTTCTATAACTGTGCACAGTAAGTAGTCACCGCCCCCTTGATTGAGGTCAGAGAGTGTGTCAGCCTGACAGAACCGCCCCTTTTGAACAAACTGTATAAAATGATGGGTTAAGAATTTTCATGTAAATACATACATGATTGCTTACTCCATGCGGGTGGCGGTTCCTGTGCCGCCACCCGCTTGGAGTAAGAAATCAGGTGAGAGTAGTTTCCAAATGTACCAACGTTAAGTGTCTCGgtcccactccctctctcgccctctccatgTCTTTTGTAACAAGTAGCCCTATTGTTGTCAGTCCACCAGGGACCTGTTTTtaatgtattaagtgtgtatgtttatcttGTGTTACCATttaattagctagtaaataaataatcaatttgtgtagtactgaatcttACCGAGTAAGGCTcgggtttttgcagatgcaaagaggttacgactgttcagaatgatgatatgatacaaggttatgattaataagttgactgtttatagatgtgataggtaaagacctttagagtttaattcgggagatggtaactctttaaataactgctctcgtggtgccccagatcctcatgagttaattgttacatgattcatttgATCGGGTAACAACATAGTTGATTAGATATATAACAGTGTTCAGATTAATGTTACAAGTCAAGTCACGACACCTACATATCAGTACATGCACACAACATCTAGGTCTAATACACAGTACAGTGCAAATTACAATACACTATAAACATGTCTGTGTCTCATCAGTCCCCTTTGTGCTGTAAGGTGttcttttatctgttttttaaaactgGTTTAATTGCTAGCTTGAGTTACttggggtggcagagagttcccTGTAGTCATgcctctatttaatactgtgcgtttcccagcctctgttctggacctggggactgtgaagatacctctggttgcatgttttctgttgtgtgtgccaactgcttgaacagacagttcggtaccttcaacacctcacacaaagaccaatagtgatgcagtc
The genomic region above belongs to Oncorhynchus kisutch isolate 150728-3 linkage group LG16, Okis_V2, whole genome shotgun sequence and contains:
- the LOC109906324 gene encoding SH3 domain and tetratricopeptide repeat-containing protein 1 isoform X1, with product MKKLIMSTAEQEVEPVAVVNRMDTSTRHYRRELSAEDHNHDPVKKGTRSRKMEHSSSRGAGTSEDCFPTALPMLLAMVEGPDKLPADVGSQEVLRGKLRLLEADSIEVNALFMELSARLVSINCEENAIFVTFKTFEEIWKFTTYYTMGFLGQCMENLLLDQDFWLSSLDQEYFAIEISIQEETLNLMYKGILMQEGSLFASCSSTQMFDSSTSGRDLYLEQGDIALFEPPFLGSGWTVLSLGDGARGTKPKPALEPVIPFHQWFLKSCAENILVGSGKPACDFPCQFATGSCVATAEYDAGGPDELSLEQGDRIIIVGLLVSCFEWFTGRLERTGEVGLVMTTLVRPADSLCEASDIFLEKEERLFFNLKEDQIKEETIALLKKINQNDVGHVYKLDLIAHPDSPNEPTQNRDGSQGNMDAHQQAELRRKIEEILLKGKMKSKVPHATVTTNGTLEDQSETSKTTLPSGPHFTIQPVEESTTTNQEKFLPLLSFLGGSNYKPEFGALYGQTPERLLATFTGHSDDIDKLVAYLGVARETARKKRLHWSQSRLCFLLGKLCAGRSKFSQARVYFEEALSVPRDIFTDMLMLASIYANLAGIYLMQKNTEKYLALSERIAALLMGIPYCVSTVEKDSEVLKFILKKAVLSHNKMAEARACFLLAKLHWRRGEAADTIPFLERLLVLLAEPPGVRSVVPSHGYLSLAGLYSQLSLPHLCVSSARRATMHPSARLADCLNGMGLVLENTDRLYGIRKQDVAIPAQVAPYLSRSLSFTGRLDGVGGTGDDTLSQALTLCLSQLFQEHGMLGHAVRSMHTLIDHHCVPSSSSGTSSIPERNIALVWLAWLHICNSQPEVSLDVLDSVLASMPEHCTTPQEGLVHNMRGVALRSMGDLRRAAESYQTAIDVCEECEDRANWAVAEANLGLLCLKAGAKRLAEQHLTEAVEMLSALEGQEHEVIFTTVLLELGQYYVNQRHLDRGKIYYEWALLMAIKSNHSDSQLSVTRRLCHLYRAVCPDEAQCIIYNEHQLALLVTRGDRRQEGEVLETISQLYLSLGTERARRSALDYTKRSLGIFIDLGRREKEAYAWLQAGKIYHLLGQTELVDLYLQVAQDVGVSTGDTHFILQLLEAAGDVFFNSSTEREKAVCFYGDRALPIAVKTSSAEVRLRLSNKLVELLLQMKLYGEAVEYAQTALDISVKLGNRLNERVAFHRLATLYHCLGQFELAEHYYLKALSLCPTPLEFDEETLYYVRVYRTLGDIIFYDLKDPYDAAGYYHLALAAAMDIGNKKSQLQLCTRLATIYHNFLVDRELSLFFYQKARAFASDLNVRRINLSPDQIFSSMSQYKTNRVNIQEPRNKSPPNGHLGLKLVRRGERL
- the LOC109906324 gene encoding SH3 domain and tetratricopeptide repeat-containing protein 1 isoform X2, translating into MKKLIMSTAEQEVEPVAVVNRMDTSTRHYRRELSAEDHNHDPVKKGTRSRKMEHSSSRGAGTSEDCFPTALPMLLAMVEGPDKLPADVGSQEVLRGKLRLLEADSIEVNALFMELSARLVSINCEENAIFVTFKTFEEIWKFTTYYTMGFLGQCMENLLLDQDFWLSSLDQEYFAIEISIQEETLNLMYKGILMQEGSLFASCSSTQMFDSSTSGRDLYLEQGDIALFEPPFLGSGWTVLSLGDGARGTKPKPALEPVIPFHQWFLKSCAENILVGSGKPACDFPCQFATGSCVATAEYDAGGPDELSLEQGDRIIIVGLLVSCFEWFTGRLERTGEVGLVMTTLVRPADSLCEASDIFLEKEERLFFNLKEDQIKEETIALLKKINQNDVGHVYKLDLIAHPDSPNEPTQNRDGSQGNMDAHQQAELRRKIEEILLKGKMKSKVPHATVTTNGTLEDQSETSKTTLPSGPHFTIQPVEESTTTNQEKFLPLLSFLGGSNYKPEFGALYGQTPERLLATFTGHSDDIDKLVAYLGVARETARKKRLHWSQSRLCFLLGKLCAGRSKFSQARVYFEEALSVPRDIFTDMLMLASIYANLAGIYLMQKNTEKYLALSERIAALLMGIPYCVSTVEKDSEVLKFILKKAVLSHNKMAEARACFLLAKLHWRRGEAADTIPFLERLLVLLAEPPGVRSVVPSHGYLSLAGLYSQLSLPHLCVSSARRATMHPSARLADCLNGMGLVLENTDRLYGIRKQDVAIPAQVAPYLSRSLSFTGRLDGVGGTGDDTLSQALTLCLSQLFQEHGMLGHAVRSMHTLIDHHCVPSSSSGTSSIPERNIALVWLAWLHICNSQPEVSLDVLDSVLASMPEHCTTPQEGLVHNMRGVALRSMGDLRRAAESYQTAIDRLAEQHLTEAVEMLSALEGQEHEVIFTTVLLELGQYYVNQRHLDRGKIYYEWALLMAIKSNHSDSQLSVTRRLCHLYRAVCPDEAQCIIYNEHQLALLVTRGDRRQEGEVLETISQLYLSLGTERARRSALDYTKRSLGIFIDLGRREKEAYAWLQAGKIYHLLGQTELVDLYLQVAQDVGVSTGDTHFILQLLEAAGDVFFNSSTEREKAVCFYGDRALPIAVKTSSAEVRLRLSNKLVELLLQMKLYGEAVEYAQTALDISVKLGNRLNERVAFHRLATLYHCLGQFELAEHYYLKALSLCPTPLEFDEETLYYVRVYRTLGDIIFYDLKDPYDAAGYYHLALAAAMDIGNKKSQLQLCTRLATIYHNFLVDRELSLFFYQKARAFASDLNVRRINLSPDQIFSSMSQYKTNRVNIQEPRNKSPPNGHLGLKLVRRGERL